In the Fusarium oxysporum f. sp. lycopersici 4287 chromosome 9, whole genome shotgun sequence genome, one interval contains:
- a CDS encoding alcohol dehydrogenase, whose amino-acid sequence MSLEGKVVLITGGAKNLGAEIALSLASIGGNLALHYNSPSTKNNADVLAKTISQSSPKVKYEFYQGDLTTKAAVDNLFESVLKDFGKVDIVINTIGKVLKKSIADISEAEYDNMFDVNSKSAFLILQAGAKHVEDGGKIITIVTALLAAFAGFYTSYAGSKAPVEHFTRGAAKELMGRRISVNAVAPGPMDTPFFYPQEADDAVAFHKSQALEGRLTDVKDIAPLVRFLVTEGGWITGQTIFANGGYTTR is encoded by the exons ATGTCTCTCGAAGGAAAAGTCGTCCTCATCACCGGCGGAGCCAAGAACCTGGGTGCCGAAATTGCCCTATCCCTAGCCAGCATTGGCGGCAACCTAGCCCTCCACTACAACTCACCATCTACAAAGAACAATGCCGACGTTTTAGCAAAGACAATCAGCCAGTCATCTCCCAAGGTGAAATATGAGTTCTACCAAGGCGATCTTACCACCAAAGCAGCAGTTGACAACCTGTTTGAATCGGTGCTCAAGGACTTTGGCAAGGTCGACATTGTCATCAACACGATTGGAAAGGTTCTCAAGAAGTCCATTGCTGACATTTCGGAGGCAGAGTACGACAACATGTTTGA CGTCAACTCTAAATCGGCTTTCCTGATTCTCCAAGCTGGCGCAAAGCATGTCGAAGACGGCGGGAAAATCATCACTATCGTCACCGCCCTTCTCGCTGCCTTCGCTGGGTTCTACACCTCATATGCCGGATCTAAAGCTCCTGTTGAGCATTTTACCCGTGGCGCTGCCAAAGAGCTCATGGGACGTCGAATCAGCGTTAATGCTGTCGCGCCTGGACCGATGGATACAC CTTTCTTCTATCCTCAGGAGGCCGATGATGCTGTGGCCTTTCACAAAAGTCAAGCGCTGGAGGGTCGACTGACGGATGTTAAGGATATTGCTCCCCTTGTTAGATTCCTTGTCACAGAGGGGGGATGGATTACGGGCCAGACCATCTTCGCTAACGGCGGTTATACTACTCGTTGA